A segment of the Agromyces sp. H17E-10 genome:
GACCATGAGGACGACGTGCGCATGCGCGTCATCGCCGACCACATCCGCTCGGCGCTCATGCTCATGAGCGACGGCGTCAGCCCGTCCAACGAGGGCCGCGGGTACATCCTCCGCCGGCTCCTCCGCCGCAGCATCCGGGCCATGCGCCTCCTGGGCGTCGAGGGCCCGACCTTCCGCGAGCTGTTCGCGGCGTCGCGCGACGCCATGAAGTCGGCCTATCCCGAGGTCGCGCGCGACTACGCGCACATCGAGCAACTCGCCCTCGGCGAGGAGGAGACGTTCCTCCGCACCCTCGCGGCGGGCACCTCGATCCTCGACCTCGCCGTCGAGAAGACCAAGGATGCGGGTCGGTCGCAGCTCGCCGGCGACACGGCGTTCCTGCTGCACGACACCTACGGCTTCCCGATCGAGCTCACGCTCGAGATGGCCGACGAAGCGGGTCTCGCGGTCGACCGCGGAGCGTTCGACGAGCTCATGACGGCGCAGCGCACCCGAGCGAAGGCCGATGCCAAGTCGAAGAAGAAGGTGCTCGCCGACCTCTCGGTGTACGCCGACTTCCGGGCGAAGGGCGAGACCGTCTTCACGGGCTACACCGAGCTCGCGACCGAGTCGAACGTGCTCGGCATCCTCGTCGACGGCCGCCCCGCCCAGCGCGCCGTCGCCGGGCAGACCGCCGAGGTGATCCTCGCCGAGACCGCGCTCTACGCCGAGTCCGGCGGCCAGGCACCCGATCAGGGGCGCATCGTCGGCGACGGCTTCGAGCTCGAGGTGCTCGACGTGCAGAAGCCCGTCAAGGGCCTCATCAGCCACACCGTCAAGGTCACCTCGGGCGAGGTCGGCGTGGGCGAGCATGCGACGAGCCTCGTCGACGAGGACTACCGCCGCGGGGCGACGCAGGCGCACTCGGGCACGCACATCGTGCACGCGGCGTTGCGCCAGGTGCTCGGCCCGAACGCGCACCAGTCGGGCTCGTTCAACAAGGCCGGCTACCTGCGTCTCGACTACGGCTGGAACTCGGCGCTCTCACCCGAGACCCGCAGCGAGATCGAGGAGATCTCGAACTCGGCCATCCGCGACAACCTGCAGGTCGTCACCCGCGAACTGCCCCTCGACGAGGCGAAGGCGCTCGGCGCGATGGCGCTGTTCGGCGAGAAGTACGGCGACGTCGTGCGCGTCGTCGACATCGGCGGCCCCTGGTCGCGCGAGCTCTGCGCCGGCACGCACGTCTCCACGAGCTCCGAGATCGGCATGATCAACATCGTCGGCGAGTCGTCGGTCGGTGCGTCGAACCGTCGCGTCGAGTCGCTCGTCGGCCTCGAGGCGTTCCGACGCTTCGCCGCCGAGCGTGCGCTCGTCAACGAGCTCACCTCGACGCTGAAGACGCGGCCCGAGCAGCTCGTCGACCGGGTCGGCGAACTCGTCACGAACCTCAAGGCGGCCGAGAAGCGCATCCAGGCGTTCGAGGCCAAGGCACTCGGCGACCGGGTCCCGGCGCTCGCGGCGAAGGCCGTGCGGGTCGGCGACGTCCTGCTCGTGGCCGAGGCGGCGGGCGAGCTCGGGTCGGGCGACGAACTGCGTTCGCTCGCGCTCTCGGTGCGTGCCAAGCTCGGCGACGTCGACGCGGTCGTGGCGCTCGCGGGCGAGGTCGGCGGCAAGCCGCTGACGATCGTCGCGACGACGCCCGGCGCGCGAGAACGCGGTGCGAACGCCGGTGCCCTCGCGAAGGCGGCCGCGGCCGCCCTCGGCGGTGGCGGCGGCGGCAAGCCCGACCTCGCGCAGGGCGGCGGCAGCGACCTCGCGGCGATCCCGGCGGCCCTCGAGGCCGTGCGTCGCGGACTCGGCGGGTAGTCGACCGATGCGCGCAGGGGCGAGGCTCGGCATCGACGTCGGCCGGGCGCGGATCGGCGTCGCGCGCTGCGACGGCGGGGCACTGCTCGCGGTGCCCGTCGAGACCGTGCCGCGAGCGGTCGAGGGCGATGACGCCGACGTGCGGCGGATCCTCGCGATCGCCGAGGAGTTCGAGGCGATCGAGCTCGTCGTCGGCAACCCGCTGTCCCTCTCGGGGCAGCCCACGCCCTCGACCGACGACGCCGTGGCGTTCGCGGCGCGACTCGCGACCGCGAGTCCCGACCGACCCGTTCGGCTCGTCGACGAGCGGTTGTCGACGGTGAGCGCCCAGCAGGCGCTCCGGGCGAGCGGCAAGAAGGCGAAGCAGCAGCGTCCCATCGTCGACCAAGTCGCAGCCGTTATCATTCTGCAACACGCGATCGATGCCGAGCGGGCCTCCGGGCACGCGCCCGGTCGCACCCTCGACACCGATGAAGGGCCCTGACCCCTGTGACCCAGCTCCCCCCAGAGCAATCCGACGCCGACGCGCTCATGCGCGACTGGCAGGCCATGCTCGACGGTCAACAGCCCGCGACGACGCGGCCGTCGCCGGTCATGCCGATGCCGCAGGCGGGCCAGTCCCACTCGTCCTCCGGAACACCGGCCTCGCACGAGCCGGCCGCTCCCGCCGCACCGGTCGAACCCGCTGCTTCTCCGTCGGCGGCGGCAGCAGTCGCCGGCGAGGGGCGCCCGATGACACGCCGGGAGGCGCGCGAGGCCGAGCAGCGTCGGGCCGCGGCCGAAGCGGCGGCGACCCCGGCGACGACGAGCGCGACGACGTCGGTCCCGACCCCGACCGCTGAGACCCTCACGCCGAACGAGCAGTTCGCGGCACCGGTCTCCGCAGCGGCGGCTGCCGCCGCCCCGGTGCCGTCGGTCGCACCCGTGGGTGCGCCGGCGGTCGCGCCGACGCCCGCTCCCGCCGCGCCCACCGCCCCCGACGCCGGCCCGACGCCCCTCCACCCCGACGCGCCGGCCTCTGCGTTCGCCGCGCTGCTCGGCGGGTCGGAACGCGGAGACGACCCCGAGCCGCCACGGCGCAAGCCGTCCCGTGCCGAGCGCCGGGCCGCGGCATCCGTCGACCATCACGACCACGACGAGCATGACAAGCCGCGGCGGCGCGGAGGATGGGGCTGCCTCATCGGCCTGCTCGTCGTCGCGGCTCTCGGCGTCGGTGCCTACGTCTTCCTGCAGGGGCCGATCAATGCCGTGATCGAGCGGTTCCAGCCCGCCGCCGACTACGACGGCACGGGCACGGGCGAGGTCGTCTTCATGATCCACGAGGGCGACACGGGGTCGTCGATCGCGACGAACCTGGTGGCCGAGAAGGTCGTCGCGAGCGAGGACGCGTTCCTCGAAGCGGTGGCCGACGCCGACCCGTCGCCGATCTTCTACCCGGGCGCCTACCGGCTCGCCGAGAAGATGAGCGCCCAGGCCGCGCTCGACGCCCTCGAAGACCCGGCGAACAAGCTCGAGAACACGTTCGTCATCCCCGAGGGCACGGCGACCGTCGACGCGCTGCCGCTCATCGCCGAAGGCACCGGCCTCCCGCTCGAGGAGCTGCAGGCCGCGGCGGCCGAGTCTCCCCAGTCGTACGGGCTGCCGGCCGAGGCGAAGAGCCTCGAGGGCTTCCTGTTCCCGGCGACGTACACGCTCGACCCCGACCTCGATGCGCGCGGCGTGCTGCAGACGCTCGTCGACCGGCAGTTCCAGGCGCTCGACGAGGCGGGCGTCGCCCCGGCCGACCGGTGGAAGACGATCGTGCTCGCCGCCCTCGTGCAGCGCGAGGCGGGGCTCAAGGACGACTACTACAAGGTCTCGCGCGTGTTCCTCAACCGGCTCGACCCGGCCAAGTGGGAGAGCGGGCTGCTGCAGTCCGACGCGACCGTGGCCTACGGCACGGGCAACACGCACCTCGTCACGACGACCGATGCCGAGCGCGAGGACGCGTCGAACCCGTACAACACCTACGTGCATCCCGGCCTGCCGGTCGGCCCGATCTCGAACCCGGGCGACCTCGCGATCGACGCCGCGCTGCACCCGGCCGACGGGCCGTGGCTCTACTTCGTCACCTGGAACCTCGACACGGGGGAGACGATCTTCTCCTCCACCGCGGAGGAGCACGACGCCGCGGTCGCGAAGTGGCTCGCCTGGATGGAGGAGCACCCCGAGTATGGATGAGCCGCTGCCCGCGCGGCCCGGTTCCCGTCTCGCGGTGCTCGGGTCGCCGGTCGCGCACTCGAAGAGCCCGGCGCTGCACCGGGCGGCGTACGCGCGTCTCGGTCTCGATTGGGAGTACTCGGCGATCGAGATGACGGGCGACCGCCTGGCGGCCTTCGTCGACGAGCGGGATGCCTCGTGGCGAGGTCTCTCGCTGACGATGCCGCTCAAGCAGGACGTGCTGCCGCTGCTCGACGAGGTCGATGAACTCGCGACGCTCACGGGAGCCGCGAACACCGTGGTGTTCGACGGCGGGCGTCGACGCGGCTTCAACACCGACGTCGGCGGCATCGTGCGGACGCTCGGCGAGTCCGGTGTGCGGTCGATCGATCGCGGCATCCTCATCGGCGCCGGGGCGACTGCGGCATCGGCGCTCGTCGCGATGGCCGAGCTCGGTGCGCGCGAGGTGCGCGTGCTCGTCCGCCGGCCGGGGTCCGCCGATCCGCTCGGCGTGCTCGGCCGGAACGCGGGCGTCGCCGTCGACGAACTCCCGCTGGCAGCGCTCGGCGAGCTCGGCGAGGGCGACGGGGAGCTCGTGATCGCGACGGTGCCCGGCGGCACCGACCTCGGTGTCGCGCCGGCCGCGGCGCTCGTGGCGGGGGCCGCGCTGCTCGACGTCGCCTACGACCCGTGGCCGAGCCCGCTCGGCGCGGCCTGGCTGGCCGGCT
Coding sequences within it:
- the alaS gene encoding alanine--tRNA ligase; the protein is MQTADIRQRWLDFFAERGHTVVPSASLVSDDPTLLFTVAGMVPFVPYLTGIVPAPYPRATSVQKCIRTNDIEEVGKTPRHGTFFQMNGNFSFGDYFKEGAISMAWELLTTPESGGGYGFDPNDLWVTVYEDDDEAIEIWKRVAGLPDERIQRLGKDTNYWHTGQPGPAGPCSEIFFDRGPAYGIDGGPATDDDRYVEIWNLVFMQYLIDDVVSKTDFRIVKELPKKNIDTGMGLERVAFIKQGVDNMYEIDQVRPVLDKASELSGRRYGADHEDDVRMRVIADHIRSALMLMSDGVSPSNEGRGYILRRLLRRSIRAMRLLGVEGPTFRELFAASRDAMKSAYPEVARDYAHIEQLALGEEETFLRTLAAGTSILDLAVEKTKDAGRSQLAGDTAFLLHDTYGFPIELTLEMADEAGLAVDRGAFDELMTAQRTRAKADAKSKKKVLADLSVYADFRAKGETVFTGYTELATESNVLGILVDGRPAQRAVAGQTAEVILAETALYAESGGQAPDQGRIVGDGFELEVLDVQKPVKGLISHTVKVTSGEVGVGEHATSLVDEDYRRGATQAHSGTHIVHAALRQVLGPNAHQSGSFNKAGYLRLDYGWNSALSPETRSEIEEISNSAIRDNLQVVTRELPLDEAKALGAMALFGEKYGDVVRVVDIGGPWSRELCAGTHVSTSSEIGMINIVGESSVGASNRRVESLVGLEAFRRFAAERALVNELTSTLKTRPEQLVDRVGELVTNLKAAEKRIQAFEAKALGDRVPALAAKAVRVGDVLLVAEAAGELGSGDELRSLALSVRAKLGDVDAVVALAGEVGGKPLTIVATTPGARERGANAGALAKAAAAALGGGGGGKPDLAQGGGSDLAAIPAALEAVRRGLGG
- the ruvX gene encoding Holliday junction resolvase RuvX, whose amino-acid sequence is MRAGARLGIDVGRARIGVARCDGGALLAVPVETVPRAVEGDDADVRRILAIAEEFEAIELVVGNPLSLSGQPTPSTDDAVAFAARLATASPDRPVRLVDERLSTVSAQQALRASGKKAKQQRPIVDQVAAVIILQHAIDAERASGHAPGRTLDTDEGP
- the mltG gene encoding endolytic transglycosylase MltG, with protein sequence MTRREAREAEQRRAAAEAAATPATTSATTSVPTPTAETLTPNEQFAAPVSAAAAAAAPVPSVAPVGAPAVAPTPAPAAPTAPDAGPTPLHPDAPASAFAALLGGSERGDDPEPPRRKPSRAERRAAASVDHHDHDEHDKPRRRGGWGCLIGLLVVAALGVGAYVFLQGPINAVIERFQPAADYDGTGTGEVVFMIHEGDTGSSIATNLVAEKVVASEDAFLEAVADADPSPIFYPGAYRLAEKMSAQAALDALEDPANKLENTFVIPEGTATVDALPLIAEGTGLPLEELQAAAAESPQSYGLPAEAKSLEGFLFPATYTLDPDLDARGVLQTLVDRQFQALDEAGVAPADRWKTIVLAALVQREAGLKDDYYKVSRVFLNRLDPAKWESGLLQSDATVAYGTGNTHLVTTTDAEREDASNPYNTYVHPGLPVGPISNPGDLAIDAALHPADGPWLYFVTWNLDTGETIFSSTAEEHDAAVAKWLAWMEEHPEYG
- a CDS encoding shikimate dehydrogenase, with the protein product MDEPLPARPGSRLAVLGSPVAHSKSPALHRAAYARLGLDWEYSAIEMTGDRLAAFVDERDASWRGLSLTMPLKQDVLPLLDEVDELATLTGAANTVVFDGGRRRGFNTDVGGIVRTLGESGVRSIDRGILIGAGATAASALVAMAELGAREVRVLVRRPGSADPLGVLGRNAGVAVDELPLAALGELGEGDGELVIATVPGGTDLGVAPAAALVAGAALLDVAYDPWPSPLGAAWLAGSGRVVHGLGMLLHQALLQVRVFVHGDPFTELPGEHDVLAVMRESVR